A genomic window from Lycium barbarum isolate Lr01 chromosome 4, ASM1917538v2, whole genome shotgun sequence includes:
- the LOC132635272 gene encoding eyes absent homolog: MDQKMNVYIWDMDETLILLKSLINGTYAEAFDGSKNVQTGVEIGKMWENHILQICDDHFFYEQVENCNMPYLDVMKQYDDGRDLIDYDFIKDGFGPPSDDLNKRKLAYRHRAVAHKYKKGLHSILDQDMIKSWSELYDVTDSYTDMWFSAARACLEQCAVGNRDLASSVGSTVATNDAGDTKFQHVNILVTSGSLIPSLVKCLLFRLGDLFRSENVYSSWEVGKLQCFSWIKERFNGPNVQFCVIGDGWEECEAAESMKWPFVKIDPRPSSFHRFPGLTPKDLGHYFSVVYGDSDEKDNDKLAPSGN, encoded by the exons ATGGATCAGAAGATGAACGTATATATTTGGGACATGGATGAAACCCTCATATTGCTAAAGTCTTTAATAAATGGCACATACGCTGAGGCGTTTGATGGATCCAAGAATGTACAGACCGGTGTAGAAATTGGGAAGATGTGGGAGAATCATATTCTTCAGATATGTGATGACCACTTTTTCTACGAGCAG GTTGAAAATTGCAATATGCCATATCTGGATGTCATGAAACAATATGATGATGGTCGAGATCTCATTGATTATGACTTCATTAAAGACGGCTTTGGTCCGCCATCTGATGATCTTAACAAAAGGAAATTAGCGTACCGTCATCGGGCTGTAGCGCATAAGTACAAAAAG GGGTTGCATAGTATTCTTGACCAAGACATGATTAAATCGTGGAGCGAGCTTTATGACGTCACTGATAGTTATACTGATATGTGGTTCTCGGCTG CTAGGGCTTGTTTGGAACAGTGTGCAGTTGGAAATCGAGATTTGGCCTCCTCTGTGGGCTCAACTGTTGCTACCAATGATGCAGGAGATACTAAATTCCAACATGTGAATATCTTGGTGACTTCCGGATCATTGATACCTAGCTTAGTTAAATGCTTGCTCTTTCGCCTGGGTGATTTATTCCGTAGCGAAAATG TTTACAGCTCATGGGAAGTGGGCAAGCTCCAGTGCTTCTCATGGATAAAGGAGCGGTTCAATGGGCCGAACGTGCAATTTTGTGTTATTGGGGATGGATGGGAAGAATGTGAAGCAGCAGAAAGTATGAAATGGCCATTTGTTAAAATTGACCCACGGCCTAGCAGTTTTCATCGGTTTCCAGGCTTAACACCAAAGGATCTGGGCCACTACTTCTCTGTTGTGTATGGTGATTCTGATGAAAAAGATAATGATAAACTAGCTCCTTCTGGCAATTGA